A portion of the Paenibacillus marchantiae genome contains these proteins:
- the mtnK gene encoding S-methyl-5-thioribose kinase, which produces MSQYHPFTPQDAIELAKTLPGPFAADANLECREIGDGNLNLVFHITDQNSDKSIIIKQALPYAKVVGESWPLSLVRARIEREILQEEYRLCPGMVPEVYHYDDDLALTVMEDLSDHVIMRKGLIDGGTYPLFAQHIGEFMARTLFFTSDLGMNQQLKKEKQGRFVNPDQCKITEDLIFDEPYRIAEKNNYEASIEDEAEALRTDGELHLEVALLREKFLTHGQALLHGDLHTGSIFVTPESTKVIDPEFAYFGPMGFDVGAVLANLLLHYASLPGRIQDQKALHERETILLDMVRDVWTEFESRFRGLWNSDLVDPMAKAPGYEDLYVQQLFRDSAGFAGAKMVRRIVGLAHVADIDTIEDATQRERAQRKALAIGKALIKRNRNLNTIGELLDTVATAVTSIKA; this is translated from the coding sequence TTGTCCCAATATCACCCTTTTACACCCCAGGATGCAATCGAACTGGCCAAAACTTTACCGGGTCCGTTTGCGGCAGATGCGAATCTGGAATGTCGTGAGATCGGTGACGGCAATCTGAATTTGGTCTTCCATATCACGGATCAGAACTCCGATAAAAGTATCATTATCAAACAGGCTCTTCCTTATGCGAAAGTGGTCGGAGAATCATGGCCATTGTCTCTGGTACGTGCCAGAATTGAACGGGAAATCCTACAGGAAGAGTATCGTCTATGTCCGGGAATGGTGCCGGAAGTGTACCATTATGATGATGATCTCGCCTTAACCGTGATGGAAGATTTGAGCGATCATGTGATTATGCGTAAAGGCCTCATCGATGGCGGAACATATCCTCTTTTTGCACAACATATTGGGGAGTTCATGGCAAGAACATTGTTTTTCACGTCAGATCTTGGCATGAACCAGCAATTGAAGAAAGAGAAACAGGGCAGATTCGTCAATCCGGATCAATGTAAAATAACCGAAGATCTGATCTTTGATGAACCGTATCGCATTGCGGAGAAAAATAATTATGAGGCTTCCATTGAAGATGAAGCGGAAGCACTTCGTACAGATGGAGAACTTCATCTTGAAGTAGCCTTGCTGCGCGAGAAATTTCTCACCCATGGTCAAGCTCTACTTCATGGTGATTTGCATACAGGCAGTATTTTTGTCACACCTGAATCCACGAAAGTCATTGATCCCGAATTTGCCTATTTCGGCCCAATGGGATTTGATGTAGGAGCCGTGCTTGCCAATCTGCTTCTCCACTACGCGTCGCTGCCAGGTCGAATTCAGGATCAAAAGGCTCTTCATGAGCGTGAAACGATTTTGCTGGATATGGTTCGTGACGTATGGACTGAATTCGAATCCCGCTTCCGTGGTCTGTGGAATTCCGATCTGGTTGATCCTATGGCCAAAGCACCTGGATATGAAGATCTTTATGTACAACAATTATTCAGAGACTCTGCTGGCTTTGCTGGCGCAAAAATGGTCCGTCGTATTGTTGGACTCGCGCATGTCGCAGATATCGATACGATTGAAGATGCGACACAACGTGAACGTGCTCAGCGCAAAGCGCTGGCGATCGGTAAAGCACTCATCAAGCGTAATCGCAATCTGAACACCATTGGTGAACTTCTAGATACAGTAGCTACTGCGGTTACTTCTATTAAAGCCTGA
- the sufU gene encoding Fe-S cluster assembly sulfur transfer protein SufU has protein sequence MQLDDLYRRVIMDHYKNPRNRGTFDNEAVTVNLNNPTCGDRISLQLLLKDGIVQEAKYTGEGCSISMSSASMMTEAVKGKTMDQALDMANRFSSLMKGEEVDFDDYEDLEALSGVNKFPARIKCATLAWNALRKGIDEEDNVQ, from the coding sequence ATGCAACTTGATGATCTGTACCGGCGTGTCATAATGGACCACTACAAAAACCCGCGGAACCGCGGAACGTTTGATAATGAAGCTGTCACGGTGAATTTGAACAATCCAACGTGTGGCGACCGGATTTCACTGCAACTTTTGCTGAAAGACGGAATCGTTCAGGAAGCCAAGTATACGGGGGAAGGTTGTTCCATCAGCATGTCCTCGGCATCGATGATGACCGAGGCAGTCAAAGGCAAAACGATGGATCAGGCACTCGACATGGCTAACCGTTTCTCCTCACTGATGAAAGGGGAAGAAGTCGATTTCGACGATTATGAAGATCTCGAAGCCCTATCCGGTGTGAACAAGTTCCCTGCACGCATCAAATGTGCCACATTGGCCTGGAATGCTTTACGCAAAGGAATTGACGAAGAGGACAATGTACAATAA
- the sufD gene encoding Fe-S cluster assembly protein SufD, with product MTTQTILPVESEALRALSESNNEPGWLTEQRLEALKLASGLALPKLEKQKIERWNVSEYGTYKASEAIASLEEVPASIKDLVKDQAEGSLVIQRNSSTVYSKLSADLAAKGVIFTDLATAVREHSDLVKPYLNTAVKADEHSLAALHAALWNGGVFLYVPKNVEIEVPLQAVLLTDDATATFAPHVLVVAESNSSVTYVDNYVSGELSSPVFHNGVVEVFVKAGAKVRFASVHQLSTSVTDVSFRRAVVENDASIEWIVGEMNNGDTASNTMTVLKGNGSSSDSKVIAVGSGSQKLNYTTEARHFGKNTPSQMITRAVMREEASAIINGITKIEKGATKADGQQTEKVLMLSPKARGDANPILLIDEDDVTAGHAASVGQVNVEQIHYLMSRGINRTDAERLIIYGFLAPVVADIPLEALRTQLQSLIERKLGQ from the coding sequence ATGACTACACAAACAATTCTTCCGGTTGAATCTGAAGCGCTTCGCGCCTTGTCGGAAAGCAACAATGAACCCGGCTGGTTGACCGAGCAGCGTCTCGAAGCCCTTAAGCTAGCAAGTGGGCTTGCGCTTCCTAAACTGGAAAAACAAAAAATCGAACGCTGGAATGTCAGCGAGTACGGCACGTATAAAGCTAGTGAAGCGATTGCTTCCCTTGAGGAAGTACCAGCTTCCATTAAAGATCTGGTTAAGGACCAAGCGGAAGGCAGTCTGGTTATCCAGCGTAATTCCAGTACGGTATATTCCAAGTTGTCTGCTGATCTTGCAGCAAAAGGAGTTATCTTCACGGATCTTGCTACAGCGGTTCGCGAACACAGCGATCTGGTAAAACCATATCTGAATACGGCTGTGAAAGCAGATGAGCATTCCCTTGCTGCACTGCATGCAGCACTTTGGAACGGTGGGGTATTCCTCTATGTTCCGAAAAACGTAGAGATTGAAGTTCCGCTGCAAGCGGTACTGCTTACAGATGATGCTACTGCAACATTTGCACCGCATGTGCTTGTAGTTGCTGAGTCCAACAGCTCCGTTACTTATGTGGATAACTATGTATCTGGCGAACTGTCTTCACCTGTATTCCATAACGGTGTTGTGGAAGTATTCGTGAAAGCTGGTGCCAAAGTCCGTTTCGCATCAGTTCACCAACTGAGCACAAGTGTTACTGACGTATCTTTCCGCCGTGCAGTGGTGGAGAACGACGCTTCGATTGAGTGGATCGTTGGTGAGATGAACAACGGTGATACTGCAAGCAACACGATGACGGTTCTTAAAGGGAACGGCTCAAGCTCCGATTCCAAAGTTATCGCAGTAGGTTCCGGTTCCCAAAAACTGAACTACACAACAGAAGCTCGTCACTTTGGCAAAAACACGCCAAGTCAGATGATTACACGTGCAGTTATGCGTGAAGAGGCTTCTGCAATCATTAACGGAATCACGAAGATTGAGAAAGGTGCTACCAAAGCGGACGGACAGCAAACAGAGAAAGTACTGATGCTGAGCCCGAAAGCACGTGGAGACGCCAACCCAATCCTTCTCATTGATGAGGATGATGTAACAGCTGGTCACGCGGCTTCTGTAGGTCAAGTCAATGTGGAGCAAATTCATTACTTGATGTCGCGCGGGATTAACCGTACGGATGCGGAACGCCTGATCATTTACGGCTTCCTGGCTCCGGTGGTGGCGGATATTCCTTTGGAAGCACTGCGTACCCAATTGCAGTCTCTCATCGAACGGAAACTGGGACAATGA
- a CDS encoding DegV family protein has protein sequence MSRIKIFTDSTSDLAPAWIQQHDIGIIPLYVVFGEESLKDGAEIKPEQLYERVSRDGRLPKTAAPSPADFMTAFQPYIEQGYDILYISLSSELSSTYQNARLASSEFPEGRISVVDSLNLSSGIALLVMKAVHAAEKGQSLTEITHLVEAIKPNVRTEFVIDTLEYLYKGGRCSGMQNLIGSLLKIRPVIRVADGKMSPAYKVRGKREKALEQMLQNTLNHKEQIDRDLVIVVHTMAEEDALDLQKSLQEQTGARVELTTAGCVICSHCGPKTIGIIYNTVL, from the coding sequence ATGTCACGAATCAAAATTTTCACGGACAGCACAAGTGATCTGGCCCCAGCATGGATCCAGCAGCACGATATCGGTATCATCCCTTTATATGTCGTGTTCGGTGAGGAATCACTGAAGGACGGTGCTGAAATTAAGCCGGAGCAGCTCTATGAACGTGTAAGCAGGGATGGGCGTCTGCCCAAAACAGCAGCACCTTCACCTGCTGATTTCATGACGGCATTTCAACCTTACATAGAACAAGGGTATGATATCTTATATATCAGCTTGTCCTCTGAACTTTCGTCAACTTACCAAAATGCAAGATTGGCCAGTTCCGAGTTCCCGGAAGGTCGCATCTCTGTCGTGGATTCTCTGAATCTTTCTTCCGGAATTGCCCTGCTGGTGATGAAGGCAGTTCATGCAGCAGAAAAAGGGCAAAGCCTGACGGAGATTACACATCTCGTTGAAGCCATCAAGCCAAATGTGCGAACTGAGTTTGTCATCGATACGTTGGAGTATCTGTATAAAGGTGGACGCTGCTCGGGCATGCAAAACCTGATTGGCAGTCTGCTGAAAATTCGCCCCGTCATTCGGGTAGCCGATGGCAAGATGTCTCCTGCCTACAAAGTCCGTGGCAAACGGGAAAAGGCGCTGGAACAAATGCTGCAAAACACACTTAACCATAAGGAACAGATCGATCGCGATCTCGTTATCGTCGTGCATACCATGGCCGAGGAAGACGCGCTTGATTTGCAAAAGTCTCTGCAGGAGCAGACTGGAGCACGAGTGGAATTAACTACGGCTGGTTGCGTTATATGTAGTCATTGTGGTCCCAAAACGATCGGTATCATTTACAACACGGTTTTATAA
- the pdaA gene encoding delta-lactam-biosynthetic de-N-acetylase, with amino-acid sequence MKRMVLYMLLAVLTFGTLPAHTEASPINGAYHFGFKKSQNGQLPSIDQEGFKEILQHNDAIFLGDTKQKELYLTFDNGYENGFTPAILDVLRDKKVPAAFFVTGHYLKDQPELVKRMSAEGHIVGNHSWSHPDMTRVSNEKIRTELDQVRSEINRLTGQQATFLRPPRGIFNNRTLAESHAQGYVNVFWSVAYKDWDTKVQRGTEYARQQVLKQLHPGAVILLHSVSKDNTEALASIIDEARKQGYAFKSLNDLKTKSY; translated from the coding sequence ATGAAGCGAATGGTTCTTTACATGCTGCTGGCTGTATTGACGTTCGGTACATTACCGGCACATACTGAAGCATCGCCAATAAATGGAGCTTATCATTTTGGCTTCAAAAAGAGCCAAAACGGCCAGTTGCCTTCCATTGATCAGGAAGGATTTAAGGAGATATTGCAGCATAATGATGCCATTTTCCTGGGGGATACAAAACAGAAAGAGCTGTATCTTACGTTTGATAACGGTTATGAAAATGGGTTTACGCCAGCTATATTGGATGTTCTGCGCGACAAAAAGGTGCCAGCTGCTTTTTTTGTCACCGGACATTATCTGAAAGACCAGCCTGAATTGGTGAAGCGAATGTCGGCTGAAGGCCATATTGTGGGTAACCACTCCTGGAGCCATCCCGATATGACCCGAGTTTCCAATGAAAAAATAAGAACAGAGCTTGATCAGGTACGTTCTGAGATCAATCGGTTAACTGGACAGCAAGCGACCTTCTTGCGGCCACCACGTGGCATTTTTAACAACCGGACGCTTGCAGAGAGCCACGCCCAAGGTTACGTTAATGTGTTTTGGTCCGTTGCCTATAAAGATTGGGATACCAAAGTGCAACGTGGGACAGAGTATGCACGTCAGCAAGTCTTGAAACAGCTTCATCCGGGAGCAGTCATTCTGCTTCACTCTGTGTCGAAGGATAACACAGAGGCGCTAGCCTCCATCATTGATGAGGCACGTAAGCAAGGATATGCGTTCAAAAGTTTGAATGACCTGAAAACAAAAAGTTATTAA
- the sufC gene encoding Fe-S cluster assembly ATPase SufC, which translates to MATNFVIEGLKATIEGKEILKGINLEMKGGEIHAIMGPNGTGKSTLASALMGHPKYEVTEGTITLDGEDVLDMAVDERARAGLFLAMQYPSEIAGVTNSDFLRSAINARRGEGNEISLIKFIRQMEGKMKELDMNPEFAHRYLNEGFSGGEKKRNEILQMMLLDPKIVVLDEIDSGLDIDALKIVANGVNAMKSEDRGFLIITHYQRLLNYITPDYVHVMMQGRIVKSGGPELAHRLEAEGYDWVKEELGITDETVGQA; encoded by the coding sequence ATGGCTACGAATTTCGTCATTGAAGGTTTGAAAGCGACGATCGAAGGTAAGGAAATCCTGAAAGGCATCAACCTGGAAATGAAAGGTGGAGAAATCCACGCAATCATGGGTCCGAACGGAACAGGTAAATCAACACTGGCTTCTGCACTTATGGGGCACCCTAAATATGAAGTAACAGAAGGTACGATTACACTTGATGGTGAAGATGTACTGGATATGGCTGTAGACGAGCGCGCTCGTGCAGGTCTGTTCCTGGCTATGCAATACCCGAGTGAAATTGCTGGCGTAACGAATTCTGACTTCCTGCGTAGCGCAATCAACGCACGTCGTGGTGAAGGTAACGAGATCTCCCTGATCAAGTTCATTCGCCAAATGGAAGGTAAAATGAAAGAACTCGACATGAACCCTGAGTTTGCTCACCGTTACCTGAATGAAGGTTTCTCTGGTGGTGAGAAAAAACGGAACGAGATTCTGCAAATGATGTTGCTTGATCCAAAAATTGTAGTACTCGATGAAATCGACTCCGGTCTGGATATCGATGCTCTGAAAATCGTAGCAAACGGTGTAAACGCAATGAAGAGCGAAGATCGCGGCTTCCTGATCATCACTCACTACCAACGCCTGTTGAACTACATTACTCCTGACTACGTACACGTAATGATGCAAGGTCGTATCGTGAAGTCTGGCGGACCTGAACTGGCTCACCGTCTGGAAGCTGAAGGATATGACTGGGTTAAGGAAGAGCTGGGAATCACAGACGAAACTGTAGGTCAAGCGTAA
- a CDS encoding YunC family protein has product MVTMEPIVVGEHVLVGVEVKLPKTTLLTINTSKGYIMCGALDVGLLNEKLGDRKIIAARAVGVRTLEQLLHAPMESVTTEAEAMGITVGMTGVEALLKMI; this is encoded by the coding sequence ATGGTGACGATGGAGCCGATTGTGGTTGGAGAACATGTTCTGGTCGGGGTAGAAGTGAAGTTGCCCAAAACGACATTACTGACGATTAATACATCCAAAGGATATATCATGTGCGGAGCACTCGATGTGGGATTACTTAATGAGAAGCTTGGGGATCGCAAAATTATTGCAGCTCGGGCGGTTGGCGTGCGCACATTGGAACAGCTGCTGCATGCACCTATGGAGTCGGTGACAACGGAAGCCGAAGCTATGGGCATTACGGTTGGCATGACGGGTGTAGAAGCATTGCTCAAGATGATCTAA
- the cysC gene encoding adenylyl-sulfate kinase, which translates to MSKEERNITWQQSSLNRQDREKHNGHRSRALWFTGLSGAGKSSLAFALEQYLYEKGVHCYVLDGDNVRHGLNRDLGFTAEDRQENLRRIGEVSKLMVDAGLFVLSAFISPDAQDRNMVKQLFEADDFIEIYVRCSIEECERRDPKGLYKKARSGAIPHFTGISAPYDIPEDPTLIIDTEELSIEEAVHEIVQHLERVGAFQLPQPVSNAIVH; encoded by the coding sequence ATGTCAAAGGAAGAGCGTAATATTACTTGGCAGCAATCCAGCTTAAACAGGCAGGACAGGGAAAAACATAACGGTCATCGCAGTCGTGCCTTATGGTTCACCGGCTTATCCGGTGCAGGAAAATCCTCGCTTGCATTTGCCCTCGAGCAGTATCTGTACGAAAAAGGGGTTCATTGTTACGTACTTGATGGGGATAACGTACGTCATGGACTGAATCGGGATCTTGGGTTCACGGCCGAGGATCGGCAAGAAAATCTCCGCCGGATTGGTGAAGTATCCAAGCTAATGGTAGATGCCGGGTTATTTGTTCTTTCCGCCTTTATCTCGCCAGATGCACAAGACCGGAATATGGTTAAACAGCTCTTTGAAGCGGATGATTTCATTGAAATTTATGTTCGTTGTTCGATCGAAGAGTGCGAACGCCGTGATCCGAAGGGGCTTTACAAAAAGGCCCGCAGCGGCGCTATTCCACATTTCACAGGGATTTCTGCCCCTTATGATATTCCAGAAGATCCTACACTGATTATTGATACCGAAGAGCTGTCCATCGAAGAGGCCGTGCATGAAATTGTGCAGCATCTGGAACGTGTTGGTGCTTTTCAGCTGCCGCAACCTGTTAGTAATGCCATCGTTCACTAA
- a CDS encoding DUF423 domain-containing protein, with translation MQRKWMMLGAVLTMLSVAIGAFGAHMLKGKIGADAIAVYETGVQYHMIHAIALLIIGLTAGQLGPSTKLKWAARLLFIGIIIFSGSLYVLSISGIKILGAITPIGGVAFIVGWLLLAIDVWQRGKDRS, from the coding sequence ATGCAACGGAAATGGATGATGCTTGGTGCTGTACTGACAATGCTTTCGGTAGCTATTGGTGCGTTTGGTGCACATATGCTCAAGGGAAAAATTGGTGCAGACGCCATAGCCGTGTATGAAACCGGAGTGCAGTACCACATGATACATGCAATCGCACTGCTGATTATTGGTCTTACAGCGGGTCAACTTGGACCGTCCACCAAGCTCAAGTGGGCAGCACGCCTGCTATTTATCGGAATTATCATATTCTCGGGTAGTCTGTATGTACTGAGTATTTCAGGTATTAAAATATTGGGAGCCATCACCCCAATTGGCGGGGTAGCCTTTATTGTCGGATGGTTGTTATTAGCAATAGACGTCTGGCAGCGGGGAAAAGATCGCTCATGA
- a CDS encoding Dps family protein — protein MATKNKTDQAKSVEQVLNRQVANLNVLYVKIHNYHWYVKGPNFFTLHVKFEEFYNEVTVQMDEIAERILTLKGSPAATMKEYLEISSIQEAAGGEDANTMVQNLIEDFATLSNEYQEGIEVADAAEDQPTSDMLTGFKADLEKHMWMLRSFLG, from the coding sequence ATGGCTACAAAAAACAAAACAGATCAAGCAAAATCGGTGGAACAAGTACTTAATCGTCAGGTGGCAAACCTGAACGTCCTGTATGTTAAAATCCATAACTATCACTGGTATGTAAAAGGACCTAACTTTTTCACACTGCACGTAAAATTCGAAGAATTCTACAATGAAGTGACTGTACAAATGGATGAAATTGCTGAACGTATTCTTACCCTCAAAGGTAGCCCAGCTGCTACGATGAAAGAATATCTGGAGATTTCCTCTATTCAGGAAGCAGCTGGTGGCGAAGATGCCAACACAATGGTACAGAATCTGATCGAAGATTTTGCTACATTGTCGAACGAGTACCAGGAAGGTATTGAAGTGGCAGACGCTGCGGAAGACCAACCAACATCTGATATGCTGACAGGCTTCAAAGCTGATCTGGAGAAACATATGTGGATGCTGCGCTCTTTCTTGGGCTAA
- a CDS encoding cysteine desulfurase: MNPAIREQFPILHQEINGHPLVYLDNAATSQKPLAVIEAIKHYYEFENSNVHRGVHTLGSRATDAYEGAREKVAKFINARRTQEIIFTRGTTTALNLVASSYGRSVCKEGDEIVITQMEHHSNLIPWQQVAKETGATLKYIPLQPDGNIDLADVEKTITNNTKIVAIAYVSNVMGVVHPVKQIAEIAHRNGAVIVVDGAQSTPHMKVDVQDLDCDFYALSGHKMCGPTGIGALYGKKALLESMEPVEFGGEMIDDVGLYESNWKELPWKFEGGTPIIAGAVGLGAAIDFLEQIGMDEIAHHESVLAAYATERMAEIDGLTIYGPAKRHVGVVTFNLGDVHPHDVATVLDASGVAIRAGHHCCQPLMRWLEVSSTARASFYLYNNEQDVDRLVSALIQTKEYFGDAT, from the coding sequence ATGAACCCGGCTATCCGCGAGCAGTTCCCGATCCTCCACCAGGAAATCAACGGACACCCGCTCGTATACCTAGATAACGCAGCGACTTCCCAGAAGCCGCTGGCTGTAATCGAAGCGATTAAACATTATTATGAATTTGAGAACTCCAATGTGCATCGTGGTGTTCATACGCTTGGAAGCCGTGCAACGGATGCTTATGAAGGCGCACGTGAGAAGGTTGCCAAGTTTATCAACGCACGGCGCACACAGGAGATTATTTTCACCCGTGGGACAACGACCGCTCTGAATTTGGTGGCTTCGTCCTACGGACGCTCAGTCTGCAAAGAAGGCGATGAGATTGTTATTACGCAGATGGAACACCATAGCAATCTGATTCCATGGCAGCAAGTAGCCAAGGAAACGGGAGCGACATTGAAATACATTCCGCTACAGCCGGATGGCAACATTGATTTGGCTGATGTGGAGAAGACGATTACGAACAATACCAAAATTGTAGCAATCGCGTATGTATCCAATGTTATGGGTGTTGTTCATCCGGTAAAACAAATTGCTGAAATTGCACACCGCAATGGTGCTGTCATCGTTGTGGATGGCGCACAGAGCACACCGCACATGAAGGTGGATGTGCAGGATCTGGACTGTGATTTCTACGCATTATCCGGCCATAAAATGTGCGGACCAACCGGGATCGGTGCACTTTACGGCAAAAAGGCGCTGCTGGAGTCCATGGAGCCGGTTGAGTTCGGCGGTGAAATGATTGATGATGTGGGTCTCTATGAATCCAATTGGAAAGAGCTTCCTTGGAAATTCGAAGGTGGAACACCGATTATCGCAGGTGCGGTTGGATTGGGCGCTGCTATCGATTTCCTGGAGCAGATTGGCATGGATGAGATTGCTCATCATGAAAGTGTGCTGGCAGCTTATGCAACGGAACGTATGGCCGAGATTGACGGACTGACCATTTATGGGCCAGCTAAGCGTCATGTCGGAGTGGTTACATTTAACCTCGGTGATGTACATCCGCATGATGTGGCAACTGTGCTTGATGCGAGTGGCGTAGCCATTCGTGCTGGACACCACTGTTGCCAACCGCTGATGCGCTGGCTTGAAGTCAGTTCAACAGCTCGTGCCAGTTTCTATCTATACAATAACGAACAAGATGTGGACCGGCTTGTCAGCGCCTTAATCCAGACAAAGGAGTATTTTGGCGATGCAACTTGA
- the mtnA gene encoding S-methyl-5-thioribose-1-phosphate isomerase, producing MTTPEHQPLSSLIWKQDKLEMLDQRLLPETILMLKLYTPEEVWESIHSMKVRGAPAIGIAAAFGVVLGAKAYDGLAVQGWLDHVKSICAHLATSRPTAVNLFWALDRMMQKASDLAESGASIEDSNAALEAEALLIQKEDEEVCRLIGENALPLFADGMGVLTHCNAGGLATAKYGTATAPMYLAHERGINLKVFADETRPVLQGARLTAFELQQAGIDVTLICDNMAGMVMSKGWIQAVIVGTDRVAANGDVANKIGTYSVAVLAKAHNIPFYVASPLSTIDLSTPSGDLIPIEERAAEEVTEGFGKRTAPQGVKVFNPAFDVTPNEYVTAIITEKGVVRAPFKENLAALFAKDEA from the coding sequence ATGACAACCCCTGAACATCAGCCTCTGTCCTCCCTTATATGGAAACAGGACAAGCTTGAAATGCTTGACCAGCGTCTGCTGCCTGAAACGATTTTGATGCTGAAACTGTATACACCCGAGGAAGTATGGGAATCCATCCACTCGATGAAAGTACGCGGTGCTCCCGCGATCGGGATCGCTGCTGCATTTGGCGTCGTGCTCGGTGCCAAGGCATATGACGGACTTGCCGTACAAGGCTGGTTGGATCATGTAAAATCCATCTGTGCTCATCTTGCCACTTCCCGTCCAACGGCTGTGAACTTGTTCTGGGCGTTGGATCGTATGATGCAAAAAGCCAGTGACCTCGCTGAATCCGGTGCAAGCATCGAAGATAGCAATGCTGCCCTTGAAGCGGAAGCACTTTTGATTCAAAAAGAAGACGAAGAAGTCTGCCGTCTTATCGGTGAAAATGCTCTTCCTTTGTTCGCAGACGGTATGGGTGTGCTCACACACTGTAATGCAGGCGGACTTGCAACCGCAAAATACGGAACGGCGACTGCACCGATGTACCTCGCTCACGAGCGTGGCATCAATCTGAAAGTATTCGCAGACGAAACTCGCCCTGTCCTTCAGGGTGCACGCCTTACGGCCTTCGAGCTTCAGCAAGCGGGCATTGACGTTACTCTGATCTGCGACAACATGGCAGGCATGGTCATGTCCAAAGGCTGGATTCAGGCAGTTATCGTGGGTACAGACCGCGTCGCTGCCAATGGGGATGTAGCTAACAAAATCGGAACATACAGCGTAGCGGTCCTTGCCAAAGCGCACAACATTCCATTCTATGTAGCCAGCCCACTGTCCACCATTGACCTGTCTACGCCATCCGGAGACCTCATTCCGATTGAGGAACGTGCTGCGGAGGAAGTAACCGAAGGATTTGGCAAACGTACAGCACCGCAAGGTGTGAAAGTATTCAACCCAGCGTTTGACGTCACACCTAACGAATATGTAACAGCCATTATTACGGAAAAAGGCGTCGTTCGCGCTCCTTTCAAAGAGAATCTAGCTGCCTTGTTCGCCAAGGATGAAGCTTAA
- a CDS encoding DUF1802 family protein, whose amino-acid sequence MIGTTIPALKEWASAIKALETGRQVMVMRKGGIVEETRRFELKSPAFYLYPTYEHQRKELIKSSDHFYVEESLAEWVPEASTIHLTAYAEVTQDLEIRDQEMLDRLLDFHMWTADFAEDRLKWKRKDPLHVLILRVYRLKEPMEIPVLPEYNGCRSWISIPNGPVPREMTPVVDVADFDEQVQKINETLKM is encoded by the coding sequence ATGATAGGCACAACGATACCAGCGTTAAAAGAATGGGCCTCCGCAATCAAAGCGCTGGAAACGGGTCGCCAAGTTATGGTGATGCGCAAAGGCGGGATTGTGGAGGAAACCCGACGTTTTGAGTTGAAAAGTCCAGCGTTCTATCTGTATCCGACTTATGAACATCAGCGTAAAGAACTGATAAAGTCCTCTGATCATTTCTATGTTGAGGAATCATTGGCCGAATGGGTGCCTGAAGCTTCGACGATCCATCTCACAGCATATGCTGAAGTGACACAGGATTTGGAGATCAGAGATCAGGAGATGCTGGATCGACTTCTTGACTTTCATATGTGGACTGCGGATTTTGCCGAAGATCGCCTAAAGTGGAAACGCAAAGATCCACTCCACGTATTGATACTCCGAGTGTACCGTTTGAAGGAACCGATGGAGATTCCCGTATTACCTGAATACAACGGATGCCGTTCATGGATTTCCATTCCGAATGGTCCGGTGCCGCGCGAAATGACGCCGGTGGTGGACGTTGCGGATTTTGACGAACAGGTACAGAAGATTAACGAGACGCTCAAAATGTAA